AAGCCTCTCCTGCAAGTGCTCTCGCTGGTGGCCTTTGCCATCGCGCTGCTGTGGAAAGAGACGGCAGTCGTCTTTCCGATTGGCGTAGCGGCTTACGTATGGCTCACCGAGTCAACCACCCGAACTCGGCGCGCACTCATCGCCAGCGTGCCTTACTGGATCGTGCTCGCCGCATACATGGCGCTGCGCGTCAGCGTGCTGGGCAGCCTGAGCACCGGCCCGCGTGACTGGGCGCTGACACCCGTACAGTCTCTGCTGACGATGCTGCACCTGATGATCTCCTATTGGGCTAAGCTGGCGCTGCCCCTCGACCTGAACGCCTACCACCTCTTCCACCCCATCCGCTCCGTCACCGACCTGCGTGGCTGGGCGGCGATCTTGCTCCTGCTCTGCGCCGCAGCGGGCATCGCCGCGCTCGTGCGCCGCGCACCGCTCTGCGCCTTCGCCGCACTCGGGGTCTTCCTCTTCCTCGTTCCTGCGATGAACTTCAACGGCCTGGGCCGTAATCCCTTCGCCGAACGCTATCTCTACCTGCCCTCCGCGGGCTTCTGCCTGCTGGCTGTATTGGCGGCAGCATGGCTCATCGACCGCCTGCCGGAGAAGGCACGCACCCCTGTAGCCGGTGCCGTGCTGGCTATCGTGCTCGTCGGTTACATCGCTGAGACGATCCTCCGCAATCCCGACTGGAAGGATGACACGACACTCTTCACCGCGACGCTTCCGCAGTCGCCCGACGCGCCGTTCGTCCGCTACATGGTCGCCACCGCGCAGAGTGCCGACTCGACCACATCGCCGCTGGCCGAGCAGAACTACCAGAAGACCATCGCGCTCGCCCAGGAGCAGCTTCCGCCCGACCGGCTCTTTCTCCTGAAGGGCTACGAGGGCTTAGCCTCGCTCTACGCGGATCGCTCACAGTTCGAGCAGGCGCTGGCGATGCTTGCCAAGGCCCGCGCACTCGCTCCCGGCGATCCAGACGTCGCAGGAGAAGAGGGCATGATCCTCGCCCGCGCAGGGCACGGCAGCGGCTCCGAGGAGTCGCTGAACCGCGCACTGGCTGCGCAGCCGAACAACGAGAACGTACTCGCCGCGCTCGGCCTGATCGCGCGCGAAGAGCACCACGACCTGAAGCGAGCCGCAGAACTGTTCACGAAAGCACTCGCCGCTCACCCGCAGGAGGACGACTTCAGCGCCTCGCAGCACAACAATCTCGCGGGGGTCTACGCCGATCAGGACAACTTCACAGCCGCCATCACGGAGCTTCGGCACGCGATCCGCATACTACCTCAAGACCCGGAGTTCCACGTCAACCTCGCGAGCGCACTTGCGGCGACTGGTGACTTCCCTGCCGCACGTACAGAAGCAGAGACAGCCCTGCGGATCTCCCCGGATGACGGCAATGCGCGTGAAGTGCTGAGACGGTTGAATGAGATGACGTAAAAGGCATCCTGCCGGACGGGCCTCCTACGCGGAGGGCGGTCACTTCGTGACTTTCATACTTGTCTGGGCGATTTAAAAAGCAAAGATCCTCCCGCTGGTCGGAAACGAAATCGACCAACGGGAGGACCGCAGGCTATAGTGCATTAGACAGTGGCGCTGAGAACCTCTTCGCGCACCACCTCGTCCTGCACCTCTTCCACGACCGTCTTCGGCAGCGCCACCGCGAGCACCTCCTCGATCCGCCGCGCGTAGTGGATCGTGATCCCCTCGGTCTGCTCCGGCGTCAGGTCCTCATCGACCTGCTGCTTGCAATCGACCGGCAGGATCACATCCCGCACGCCAGCCCGCTTCGCCGCAAGGAACTTCTCCTTGATCCCGCCGACCGGCAGCACATCGCCGCTCAGCGTGATCTCGCCCGTCATGGCCAGCAACGGCCGCACCGGCTTATCGGTGAAGAGCGAGACGATCGCCGTCGCCATCGTCACGCCCGCACTCGGCCCGTCCTTCGGGATCGCTCCCGCAGGCACGTGGATGTGCAGGTCCGTGTCCTTGGTGAAGTCCTCGTCCAGCCCCAGCGACACGGCGTTCGAGCGTACCCACGTCAGCGCAGCCTGCATGGACTCCTTCATCACATCGCCAATCTGACCGGTGATGGTGAAGCCGCCCTTGCCCTTCATCTTGTTGGCCTCGATGAAGAGGATGTCGCCGCCGGCAGGCGTCCACGCCAGCCCGACAACCACACCCGCCCGCCTGGTCCGCTCGGCGATCTCCGTATCCACGCGGACCTTGATGCCGCCCAGGAACTCGTGGATGATCTCCGGCGTGATGACCAGCTTCTCCGTACGTCCCTCGGCGATCTTGCGCGCCAGCTTGCGGCAGACAGTACCTACCTGCTGCTCGAGCTTGCGAACGCCTGCCTCACGCGTGTAGTGCCGCGCGATCAGTGCCACGCTCTCGCTGGGGAACTCGATCAGCGAGGCGTCGATGCCGTTCTCCTTGATCTGCCGCGGGATCAGGTACTTCTCCGCGATCGCGACCTTCTCCTCCTCGGTGTAGCCGGTCAGTTCGATGATCTCCATACGGTCGAGCAGCGGGCCGGGGATGGTGTCGAGCTGGTTCGCCGTGCAGATGAAGAGCACCTTCGAGAGGTCGAACGGCTGGTCGAGGTAGTTGTCCCGGAAGGTGTTGTTCTGCTCCGGGTCAAGGGTTTCCAGCAAGGCACTTGCTGGATCTCCTCTAAAGTCGCGGCCCAGCTTGTCGATCTCGTCGAGCATGAAGACAGGGTCCTTCACCTCAACCCTCTTGAGGTGCTGAATGATCTGTCCCGGCAGCGCGCCGATGTAGGTGCGGCGATGCCCGCGGATCTCGGCCTCGTCGTGCATTCCTCCCAGCGAGATGCGCGAGAACTTGCGTCCGAGCGCACGAGCGATAGAGCGGCCCAGCGAGGTCTTACCCACGCCCGGAGGCCCGACGAAGCAGAGGATCGGCCCCTTCATGTCCGGCTTCAAACGGCGCACGGAGAGGTAGTCGAGGATGCGCTCCTTCACCTTGCCCAGGCCGTAGTGATCCTCATCGAGGAACTCCTTGGCCTTCAAAATATCGACCTCGCCCGAGCTGGTCTTCGCCCATGGCAGCACGGCCAGCCACTCCACGTAGTTGCGCGTCAGCGAGTAGTCGGCAGCGGCTGGGTTCATCCGCGAGAGGCGGCCAAGCTCCTTGAGAGCGTCCTTCTTGGTCTCCTCGGGCATGCCCGCGTTCTCGATCTTCTCTTTTAGATCGGCGATATCCTTCTGGGTATCGTCGATGTCGCCCAGCTCCTTCTGGATGGCCTTCAACTGCTCGCGCAGGTAGTAGTCGCGCTGCGACTGCTGCACCGAATCCTGCACCTCGGTCTGGATCTTGTTGCGAAGCTGCTGGACCTCCAGCTCCTTGGCCAGATGATTGTTGATCCGCTCCAAGCGCGCCGCGATATTGGGCGTCTCGAGCAGCTCCTGCTTGTCGTTGGTGGTCAAAAACGGCAGGCTGGAGGCGATGAAGTCCGCCAGACGGCCCGGCTCGTCGATGTTGATCGCAATCGTCTGCAGGTCGTCCGAGAGTGTGGGCGACGCGGTGACGATCTGCTGGAACTGGCTGACGACATTGCGCTGCAACGCCTCCAACTCCGGCGTCTTTTCAGGCTGAATCTCCTCGAGGATCGTGTACTCGGCGGTCATGAAGGGCGTCGACTGCGCAAACTCGCCCAGACGCACGCGCTCGTTGCCCTCCGTGAAGACGAAGAGGCTCTGGTTCGGCATCTTGACGACCTTGTGCACGGTCGCACGAGTGCCAATGGCGTGCAAATCGGCCGATTCGGGCACGTCCATGCGGGCGTCACGCTGCGCCACCACGAGGATGGTCTTCTCTTCGCCGAGCGACTGGATGAGCTGGATGGAGCTCTCGCGGCCGACAGTCAAGGGAAGGACGGCATGGGGAAAGAGAACGGTATCGCGGACCGGCAGAACCGGAACCGCAAGGCTTCCGCCCTCAATCTTGCTGACGACTTCTCCGGACTTTGCGGCGGTGGGCTTGATGACGCTTACGAAATCATTTTGCATGGTTGAGTGTCCTTCCATCAAATTATCAGCTATTCGATGTATCAAGTCCAGAAAAAGTCGCAGACAAACTCCAGCCTCCTATTCCACTCCAAACCTATCGACCGCAGGCCCAATGGCATGAATAGTTTGCGACGCATGCAGCCGCTTCTCAGCCCGTCCCTGCACAACCTGTTCTTACATAGGATGTGAGGACGGCCCGGTCTGTGGCATTAGACTGTAGGTTTAGTTTTCTGGACTCAGGCAGCGGGGTATCGGCCCAGCTCTTTGACCATCTGGCAGTGGCGGCTGAGTCCGGCCATCGCCTCGTCCATCTGCTGGCCGCGCTCGAAGCGGACGTCGACGTAAAAGATGTACTCCCACGGACGCCCCGGCACCGGGCGCGATTCGATGCGGGTCAGGTTGAGACCGGCGCGGCGGAACTCCTCGAGCGCCAGCATCAGCGTGCCGGGCCGGTGCTCGACGCTGAAAGCCACGCTAAGCTTGTTCGGCCCAGCCGCGCCTACGCTGGAGCGATGCTCCGGCAGCGCCAGTGTGTAAAAACGGGTGTAGTTCTCGGCATGGTCTTCCATGCCCTCGACCAAAATCTCGGCCCCGTACTGTCGGGCGGCGAGCGCGGGCGCGATGGCGGCGGTGTCGCGCAGGCCGAGCTGCATGATGTGCTTCACGCTGCCCGCCGTGTCGTAAAAGGGCACCGCCTCGATCTGCGAATTTGCCGCCAGCCACTTGCGGCACTGCGAGAGCGCCACCGGGTGCGAGAGCACCCGGCGAACCTCCTCCAGCCGCACTCCCGGCGCGACGGTAACGTTGTGCCGCACACGCAGCAGGCTCTCCGCCGCGATGGTCACCGGCCGTTCGAGCAGCAGATCGTAGTGCTCGGCGACCGAGCCGTGGAGACTGTTCTCGATGGGCAGCACGGCGGCTTCCACTTGGCCCGACTGGATGCGGTCGAAGACATCGACCGACAACATGCAGGGAACGATCTCGATGCCTGCTGCCTGTGCCTCGAATGCGGCCAAAGCGGCCATGTGACTGTTGGACCCGAGCTCTCCCTGAATCGCGACTCTCACTTGCTTCCTTCCGCGCCTGCGCGCCGACTGCATCCTGGGCCGTGCAAGACCCGCGTAAAGTTCCTAAAAGTCAGTTCCTGATTATAGATCTGGAAATTACTGGCAACCCGCCTACGTTACCCCGCAACTTACCACATGGGCCAAGGACTGCCCCGGCACTCCATGGTAGCCCACGGCCGACACCAGGGCCGCGGGCCAAGGAAGGAAGGATCACCCCATGCTTTGGACCATCACGATTCTCTTAGTAGTTCTCTGGATCCTCGGTCTCGTCAGCAGCTACACCCTCGGCGGATGGATTCATATCCTGCTGGTGCTGGCCGTCATCGTTCTGATCTTCAACCTGCTGTCCGGCCGCCGCGCGCTTTAGGCACGCGGTTCCTGCACGCCGACCGACTCAGCCGTACACGGAAATGGGAAGGCTAACCATGAATAACGATCAAGCAGCGGGCATTCTGGATCAAGCAAAAGGCAAGCTCAAGGAAGTCGTTGGAAATGTGACCGGCAATGAGAAGCTGGCTAACTCCGGGGCCGCCGATCAGGTAAAGGGCCATGCCAGGGAGACCTGGGGCAACGTAAAGGATACGGCGGCTCACCTCACCAGTTCGGCACGCGCCGCCAGCGACGAGCAGGAGGCGGAGCTTCGTACCGACGCGAACGATTCGAGCGTCAGTCTTCGGGATGAAGCGATCGAAGGAGCTGCGAACCTGAAGAATTCCATCAAGCGGGGGCTCAATCACCTTGAGCAGGACGTAGACCGCCGCCGCTAACTCCGGTTTCCGACAAAGGACAAAACGCACAGCCCGTCGCCATTCAGGCGGGCTGTGCGTTTGTGCTTAGTGGCGGATCAGGATGTCGGCGGCCACGCAGACGAAGAAGACCACCGAGATAATTCCGTTCAGCAGAAAGAATGCCGCGTTCATCCGCCGCAGGTCGCGGGGAGAGATGATGCTGTGCTCATAGGCCAGCAGCGCGGCCACGAGGATCGTTCCGACCGCGCCCATCAGCCCCAGGCTGAAGAGCCGGTCGAGCCAGACCAGCAGCGCGATCATCCCCAGGTGCATGACGCGGGCGATCCAGAACGCGCCCTCCAGCCCGAAGGCCTGGGGCACGCTGTTGAGGCCGACGCGGCGGTCGTGCTCGAAGTCCTGGCAGGCATAGAGCACGTCGAAGCCGCCAACCCACAGCACGACGATCGCTGTAAGTACGATGATGCGCGGGTCGAAGGTGCCGCGCACCGCGATCCACGCCGCCGAAGGCGCGATGCCGAGCGCCAGCCCCAGCACCAGGTGCGACCAGCGCGTCACTCGCTTCATGTAGCTGTAGAGCAGCACCACCGCGAGAGCCACCGGGGCCAGTTCGAGTGTCAGCCTGTTGAGCATCGCGGAGGCAAAGAAGAAGATGCCCGAGCAGACGAGGACGAAGCCCGCGACGAAGGTCGTCGTCAGGGCTCCTGCCGGGATGGCGCGCATCGCGGTGCGGGGGTTGTCGGCGTCGAGCCGGGCGTCGACCAGGCGGTTGAACGCCATGGCCGCCGAACGTGCCGAGACCATGCACACGATGATCCAGCCGAGAACGGGCAACGTGGGCAGTCCGCCGGCGGCGAGCATGGCGCCCGTCAAGGCAAACGGGAGCGCGAAGATGGAGTGCTCCCACTTGATCATCTCGAGCGTAATGAGGGTGCTCTGTCGCAATGAAGCCATAGTGCTTATGGTACTCCGAGCAGTTGGTTATACGCGAAGCGTCCAATACCCTACGAAGTGGCGCCCGCCCGGCGTTAGGGCGCTGTTGCTTCTAAAAAACCTACTTCTCCCGTCCAACCACCTGAATATTATTGACGACCTTGAACACACCCGCGACCGAGTTGGCTTGCAGAAATGCAATGTCCTTATCCGCCTGCGTATCGACCACGCCCGAGAGCGTCGCGTTGCCGTTGATGACGGTGATCCGTATGGGCTTGCCCGGGTCCATCGCATAGCGGTTCAACTGCGGCGCACCATAGACCGCACGGCGGAGAGCCACGCGGAGGCGGTCGTCGTTGGGCGAGAGCGGCGCGACCTCGATGTTGTCGACCACGTCCTTGACGCCGGGATAGGTTTCGACCAGATCCAGCGCCGACGACTTATCGACCGGCCCGTAGACGACTCCGCCCAGCGTAACCACGCCGTTCTTCACGCCGATGGTCAGGGCATTGAACATGGTGGTGCCATAGCCCACACGGTCGTAGACCAGTTTGTTCCCAAGCTTGTCGCGGAGCGTCTCATCTTCCACCACCGGCCCTGCCACGACGATCTCGTTATGCACCTGCTCAAGCCCCTGCGCATGGCGAATCCGGTGCTCAGCATCCTTCTTGTCGAAGTACAGGGCGACGGAGCCGGTCAGCGTCACGACGCCATCCTGCACGGTGCTCTTCACATCCTTGAAGCGCTTATTGCTGAGCGACTTGTTGATATCGACCTGCGTCTTCTGGTCCTGTACCGCAGCCCCTTGAGCCGGCGCTGTATGACCGCCGACCAGCAACACGCATCCCAACACCAGGCTCTTGAACATCGCAGCGTTCTTCATTGCCATCTCATCCTCCTCAGGCTACGGCCTAACGATAGCGCCGCCGAATCTTATACACAATGCTGAACACGTCGCTCTCATCACGAGTTGCGACGATGGAGACGTTAGGTGTCAGATCATACTGCACCGAGATCAACTGCTCGGCTGAAGAGTTGACGTTGGTCGCATAGGTCAGCGTCAGTTGACGCGAGAGCTGCTGCTGCACCGTGATGCGCGCCGATGAGTTGCCCAGCGTGCCAACGAACGCAGGGTCGATCTTGACGCTGCCGCCGCCGAAGAGCTTCGACACACGGCTGCTGACGGTGGCATTGAGCGCACCGCCCAACAGGCTGCTCGCTGCCGGATCGGTTCCTGCCTGCACCTGCTGCTCCTGGTAGATTTGCGCCTCCTCCTGCGTGCGGCCGAGCGCCAGTAGCGCGAAGACGTCGGCCTCGCTAAGCGGCGGCTCGGAGCGGTAGGTCGGCTTCAGGTTAGAAGCCGTGCCGTGCAGCCCGACCGTGATGTCGTAGGTCTCCACGCGGGCCGTGGCGTCGAGGTCGATGGTCGGGTCGATGCGCACCGGGTTGGTGAAGAAGATATCGCCTCGCTGCAACTGGTACTTAGTTCCGGCGAAGGTCGCGTTGCCGTCGGTGATCTGAATCTTACCCAGCACTGTAGGCTCGGCGAGCGTGCCGCGCAGCGTCAGGTCCACGTTGCCCGCCAGCTTCGCATAGCTGTTCTGGAAGTCGAGCTGCGGCGAGCTGGTCACCTTCACATCCAGGCGAATCTTGTTCATGACGGCGCTCGGGTTCGGCGGCGCGCTCACACCTCCAGCAGAGGCAAACGCGGCGAAGTCCACGTCCGCTCCGATGCCGAAGCGCGTCAGCAGCACCGTGCCGCTCAGTATGGCGTTCTGCTCCCCCCCCTGTAAGCGCAGGGTGGAGTTGGCCGTGCCGCTGATGCCGTTGTAGCGAATACGCACCGTGTTGGCAGTAGCGGTCAAGTCGGCGTAGAGGCCGTTCTTGTAGGTGAGGAACCCGCCGATCTTCACCTGCCCGCCGCCGGTGGTCGCGGTCAGGGTCTGCACCGTCAGCCGGTCTTCGTTGAAGACGAGCGTTCCGTTGATGTTGCTGAGGCCGTTCGCAATGCCATCGAGAGCCATGTTGACCTTCTCGAACTGCAGCTTGCCCGTAAGCCCCGGGTTCTTCACCGTGCCGCCCACACCGACCGCGAAGGTCACCTTGCCGCTGGCGATCAGGTCCGGATCAAGCGTATGAGCGATGGCGATGCTGACATTGCCGACCGACTGGATATCCACCTTGCCGCCGTTCGGGTCGGGCTGGCCCGTCTTCGCATTCACCGCTCCGAAGAGCTGCGCCGTCCCCTTGGCGCGCAGGTCAGTATCCGGGCCAGTGATGTGAACCTCATCAAGGCTCGCGATCCCGTTCTTCAACCCGATCCGCAGCGGCTCAGCGGCCTTCAGGGTAATACCGTTCGAGGTGACCTCGACGTGATCGAAGGCGACGCCACCGCTCAACTCGGTCGGCGTCTTCGCCGGGCCGCTCACCGTCACCACGCCGGAGATGTTCGAGGTCGCCTTCATACCATCGGGCTGAAACAGCCCCAGCGGAACACCGACGTCCAGATGCGCCAGTGTGATCTGCGCCTTGGTCTGCATGTCGCCCGTCAGCTCCGTCTGGCCATTGGCATCCAGCTCCGCGCCCACCAGCGTGGACTTCGCCGTATACATCACCACTTTGCCCTGGCTGTGCGCGTCCACCGCGACGCTGCCCATCGGCTTGCCCTCCACCGCGAGGTTCGCGAGGGCCACATGAGCGGTCAGCCCCGGCTCCTCCAGCGTGCCGTTCGCATCCGCCCTCAGGCTGACAGTTCCATCAGCGGGCATCTTCGCCTCTTGCACGGCCTTGAACTTCGACAACACCAGGTTGTCTCCCTGCACATGTCCATGTAGCCTGCGGGTGTCGATGTTATAACCGCCGTTGCCGTCGATCTCCATGCCATGCAGCCGCAACGCAATCTGCGTAGCTTCGATCTGGCGGCCCATCATGCTCGCCGTCACGTTGACCGACTCGAATGGCTCCCCATAGGCCACGCCATCGACCAGCGACGCCGTGCCCCCTCCGCTCAGGCTATGCAGAGGGCCAGAGGCACTTACGTTCAGCGCAATCGTCCCGCTGACAGGCACGTTCTGTTGCTGCCCGGCAATTTGTAACAAATCCGGTACATCGGCGTGGGCCAACTGAACTTTCAGGTCAGCAGTGGTGTCCTGATCCCACACATATGTCTCCGTCTTGCGGACCATCTGCGTGCGCGGTTTGAACGAACCCTCCACATTCAATACCGCCGAACGCCGCGTAATCGTTGAGCTTGCAATCGCAAGCCCCCCCGGCGTGTACTCCGCATCGGCGACCAGCGAGTCGACCAGCACGTCCAGAATCGGCGCAGGCGGAGGAGCTGGTGGGACAGGCTTCGCGCCCATCACCGCGCTCAGCAGGCTCTTGCGAGCTGGTACTGGCGGAGCCGGAGGAGGAGCGGATTCGATCTTGACCTCAACATTGGTCGCATCCAGATGCCCCTTCACATCGAGCTTTGCCAACTCTCCTCTCGCCGTGCCATGAAAGTCCGCGGAGCCATGCAGCACAGCGGGGATCGCAGCCGCTCCCTTTCTGCCATTGCCTTCGAGACCAAGCGTCTTCAGTAGCTGGTCGTACTCGCTCAGGTCGCGCACGGCAAGATCCACCCGCAGGTCCGTAAGTCGATCGCCAAGATCAACCCCCAGAACTCCATTGGCAACGAGGGTGGACTGCGGCGTGTTGAAGTTAAGCTGCTTGATGAGCACCGACTCGCTCTTGCCGTCGTAGTGCCCAAGCACACGGCCCGAGACAGGGATATTCGATAGCCCTCTGCGCACGCCCGTCGGCGCGAGTTGCAGGTCCGCATCGACCAGCACCGAGTCGGCAACATCCTTCACCGGCCCGCCCCACTCCACCTCGACAGGCCCGTTGATCGCGGTGTCGAAGCCGAGATCGCCAAAGCCCTTCGGCGCGGTCGTATCCATGATGGTGCGCAGGGGAATCTTCGCCGCTGTAGCAGTCAGATAAGCATGTGCGCCCGCGTTCAACTCGATCTTCAACTGCCCCGTAGCGCCGCCGCCGCCGGGCAGATAGCCGGACAACTCCGTCAGCAGCACCTCAGCGGGCGTGACGTGCAACGTCGCGCCGCCGTTGATGTCGCGGAAGCGCACATACTCATCCGCGTAGCCGACGTTATGCATCTTCGTCGTGCCCACCAGCAGATATCCCGACTGGCAGTCAGGGTCGGTCTGCGGAACCTTGGCATTGGGCTGCGGAGTCTTCTGCGGGTGCAGCCGCTCCCAGAAGCGTGGGCGCTTCTGCACCGCAACCGGTGGCGTATTGCAGCTATGTCCGGCGAGATCGAGGTCAACCGTACCGCCCGTAAGCCCGTCGATGCCAGCCATCAGGGAGAGCTGCTTCAGGTCCACCGTGCCATCGACCTTCGTCTGCCAGCTCGGCTTGGCGAAGTGGCTCAGCGAGGCCGTGGCCGCGAGATGCGAAGCCTCTCCCGTATGCAGCGTGAAGTTGGTAAGCGCGGCGATATCGCGGCCCACCTCGGCCTCGATGTGTAGCTGCGACTGCTCCTCAGGCAGCTTCTTCAACTGCGTGCGCAGATCGTTCAGATCAATCGTCGCGCCGTAGCGATCGCTCGTGGGAAGGTACTTTATCTGCGCATTCAGATCTCGCGCCGCAAGATTGAACGGAATGGACTTCTCGTTTAGCAGGGCCACACCGTTGACCAGCTCAACCTCATGCGCCTTCAGGTCCAGCAGCGTGTCGAGCACAGGCTTATTGCTTTGCGTCGGATGCTTCGGAACAGGCTGATTGGTCTTGCCGTCTTTGTCGACGATCAGGTGAAAGCGCGGCTGCTCCACTCGCAGCAGGTTCAGGCCGATGTGCGAGGCCGGTCCGCCCGCAGTGCGATGCAGCAGGCTCACCAGCTTCAGCCGCACCAGGATGCGGTCCACGGCCAGATACGGAGCCTCACCGGGGCCCTCCAGACCGTGAATGACAAGACCATCGGCCTCAATCGCGAGCTGCCTCAGGCTGACGTCGATCTTCGCCAGCTCGACGCGGCCTCCGGTAGCATCTTCGAGCACCTTGACGACTTCACGGTTGACTCTGCGCTGAAAGTCCGGCGTGGTGGAGTACCAGGCCACAGCCGCCGCAAACGCCACGATCAACAACACCAGAGAGCCGATGAGCCACACGCACCAGCGTGCGATGCGTACGTGGAGGCCACGCTTGGTTGCAGCGTTGACAGGCGTCTCAGGCTGCTCTGGATGCTGTTCCGGATCAGGCCCGTTGAGGTGCAGCAGACTCATGGAGTGACCTCATCCGGCCTGATGATCCGCACCGTTCCCTGTGCGCGCAGCGTCTTCAGCCAGTCCTCGAGCAGGCTCGTCACCTGCTGCTCCAGCAACACCTCCTGGATTCGGTCCGAGACCGATTCGAGCGTCGGTGGCGTGTCCTGCTGCCTGCTGTACGCGGGCACAAACGTCTTGTCGTAGTAGCTCTTGATCTCCTCCGGCGAGATGCGTATGCCCATGCGGAAGCGCACCTCCACGAACTTCAACGTCTGCATCCGCTGCTGCCAGCGGCGCTCCACCTCGGCAACGGTAAAGCCCTGGTCGGCGACGAACTTCGCCCATCCGGCGTCGGTCTCGCAGTGATACTGCTTGCACGCGGGGATGTCTCGACGCAGCGACTGCAACTGCTCCTTCACCGCGGCTGACGTCACGCCTTCCTCCGGTTGCAGCCTGGTCTGCTGCAGAATCAGGGTCCGGTCGATCAGGCGTTCGACCGCTCTGTCCCGTGAGAACTGTGCCCGGTCTCCATAAGGCTCGAACGCGGCAAACCGTCGCTCCTCGTCCACGTCGCTCTCAAGAATCAAGTCGCCGTTGACCACGGCCACCACGCGGTCGATCACCGTTCCTTCCTTAGCCGGTGCTGGTGTGGACTGGGCAGGCAACCGCATCGACAGCATCAGCATGGCCACGCAGGCGAGCCTCATCCACCTGGCTACGCGATCGAGTTTGGAGACACCATTCATGCAGGAACCGTTGCCCTCGCCTAGAAGCTCTGTCCGATGCTGAAGAAGAAGTTGAAGTGTGCAGCTTGCCCCACGTAAGGCCCGCCGTTGAGATACTGCCCGGTCGCCGAGTCGATCTGCGGAATAACGGGATAACGCGGCGGATTCAGGTTATAGCTGAAGTCCACGCGGATCGGCCCCACCGGCGTTGCATAGCGTGCGCCGATGCCGAGGTCGTGCGAGTAGTAGTTGAAGTCGCAGGTGCCCACCGGATTGGTGAGAACCTCGCAGGTCTTCTCGTTGGGCTGGCGGAAGTGCCGGATACTGGGGAAGACATCGCCCACATGCTGGAAGACGTTGCCCATATCGTGAAAGAGCACGAAGCTGACGCTGGTGCCCACGTAAGGCAGTACCGGCGCGGGCAGGCGCAGTTCGGTGATGTTCACGAACGCACCCGAGCCGCCCACCGGGTAGCCGGTCTGCAGGTCTCGCGGACCCGCGCCGTTGATGGGGAATCCACGGAACGAGCTACCGCCGCCAGCGTATAGACGCTCGGGCAGAGGCACGGGATTGCAGCTCGCGTTGGTGTTCAGCAGCACGCCCACGCAGCTCGCATTGCCTGCGTTGGGATTGTCACCGGGCGAGACGATGAAGCCGAAGCGCGTGCTCCGCGCCAGCACGTACTTATGCCTGCCGAAGCTGTAGTAGGTCGCGTTGGTAACATCCGTGCGGCTGAATCCAACCTGAGAACCCAGCTTCGTGGTGGCAAGAAACTGCTGCACCG
This is a stretch of genomic DNA from Granulicella sp. WH15. It encodes these proteins:
- a CDS encoding CsbD family protein, encoding MNNDQAAGILDQAKGKLKEVVGNVTGNEKLANSGAADQVKGHARETWGNVKDTAAHLTSSARAASDEQEAELRTDANDSSVSLRDEAIEGAANLKNSIKRGLNHLEQDVDRRR
- a CDS encoding lmo0937 family membrane protein, which translates into the protein MLWTITILLVVLWILGLVSSYTLGGWIHILLVLAVIVLIFNLLSGRRAL
- a CDS encoding UbiA-like polyprenyltransferase: MASLRQSTLITLEMIKWEHSIFALPFALTGAMLAAGGLPTLPVLGWIIVCMVSARSAAMAFNRLVDARLDADNPRTAMRAIPAGALTTTFVAGFVLVCSGIFFFASAMLNRLTLELAPVALAVVLLYSYMKRVTRWSHLVLGLALGIAPSAAWIAVRGTFDPRIIVLTAIVVLWVGGFDVLYACQDFEHDRRVGLNSVPQAFGLEGAFWIARVMHLGMIALLVWLDRLFSLGLMGAVGTILVAALLAYEHSIISPRDLRRMNAAFFLLNGIISVVFFVCVAADILIRH
- the lon gene encoding endopeptidase La; translated protein: MQNDFVSVIKPTAAKSGEVVSKIEGGSLAVPVLPVRDTVLFPHAVLPLTVGRESSIQLIQSLGEEKTILVVAQRDARMDVPESADLHAIGTRATVHKVVKMPNQSLFVFTEGNERVRLGEFAQSTPFMTAEYTILEEIQPEKTPELEALQRNVVSQFQQIVTASPTLSDDLQTIAINIDEPGRLADFIASSLPFLTTNDKQELLETPNIAARLERINNHLAKELEVQQLRNKIQTEVQDSVQQSQRDYYLREQLKAIQKELGDIDDTQKDIADLKEKIENAGMPEETKKDALKELGRLSRMNPAAADYSLTRNYVEWLAVLPWAKTSSGEVDILKAKEFLDEDHYGLGKVKERILDYLSVRRLKPDMKGPILCFVGPPGVGKTSLGRSIARALGRKFSRISLGGMHDEAEIRGHRRTYIGALPGQIIQHLKRVEVKDPVFMLDEIDKLGRDFRGDPASALLETLDPEQNNTFRDNYLDQPFDLSKVLFICTANQLDTIPGPLLDRMEIIELTGYTEEEKVAIAEKYLIPRQIKENGIDASLIEFPSESVALIARHYTREAGVRKLEQQVGTVCRKLARKIAEGRTEKLVITPEIIHEFLGGIKVRVDTEIAERTRRAGVVVGLAWTPAGGDILFIEANKMKGKGGFTITGQIGDVMKESMQAALTWVRSNAVSLGLDEDFTKDTDLHIHVPAGAIPKDGPSAGVTMATAIVSLFTDKPVRPLLAMTGEITLSGDVLPVGGIKEKFLAAKRAGVRDVILPVDCKQQVDEDLTPEQTEGITIHYARRIEEVLAVALPKTVVEEVQDEVVREEVLSATV
- a CDS encoding tetratricopeptide repeat protein, whose protein sequence is MTTKRVLKKNQKPAPAQTFPLPLASWRTLLAALALCVLVVVAYGNSIGNGFVWDDHEQIVMNPYMKPDAPLAPLFTQDVRFTRQDQSGHTQVYRPLQLLTYRIVNDWSGGSPAAFHGCSILFAVAGALAAFAVFQLLTHRLGVACAAAALFAVHPVHTEAVDWIAALPDLGFGLFILLAFALFLRARTKPLLQVLSLVAFAIALLWKETAVVFPIGVAAYVWLTESTTRTRRALIASVPYWIVLAAYMALRVSVLGSLSTGPRDWALTPVQSLLTMLHLMISYWAKLALPLDLNAYHLFHPIRSVTDLRGWAAILLLLCAAAGIAALVRRAPLCAFAALGVFLFLVPAMNFNGLGRNPFAERYLYLPSAGFCLLAVLAAAWLIDRLPEKARTPVAGAVLAIVLVGYIAETILRNPDWKDDTTLFTATLPQSPDAPFVRYMVATAQSADSTTSPLAEQNYQKTIALAQEQLPPDRLFLLKGYEGLASLYADRSQFEQALAMLAKARALAPGDPDVAGEEGMILARAGHGSGSEESLNRALAAQPNNENVLAALGLIAREEHHDLKRAAELFTKALAAHPQEDDFSASQHNNLAGVYADQDNFTAAITELRHAIRILPQDPEFHVNLASALAATGDFPAARTEAETALRISPDDGNAREVLRRLNEMT
- a CDS encoding prephenate dehydratase domain-containing protein, which gives rise to MQSARRRGRKQVRVAIQGELGSNSHMAALAAFEAQAAGIEIVPCMLSVDVFDRIQSGQVEAAVLPIENSLHGSVAEHYDLLLERPVTIAAESLLRVRHNVTVAPGVRLEEVRRVLSHPVALSQCRKWLAANSQIEAVPFYDTAGSVKHIMQLGLRDTAAIAPALAARQYGAEILVEGMEDHAENYTRFYTLALPEHRSSVGAAGPNKLSVAFSVEHRPGTLMLALEEFRRAGLNLTRIESRPVPGRPWEYIFYVDVRFERGQQMDEAMAGLSRHCQMVKELGRYPAA